In Asterias rubens chromosome 10, eAstRub1.3, whole genome shotgun sequence, the following proteins share a genomic window:
- the LOC117295917 gene encoding cholecystokinin receptor type A-like, giving the protein MEYELATTSYNNMTLDNTTSVWTTDAPEPPYRLVLWIILESIIGSLGVIGNGLVLIVFFRSKSRHLVNLFIINQSMIDFTSSVVYLLIHLGPKVQLIPGNPVHSILCKVWVSEYVMWSLFISSSTNLVCITLERYIATMKPAWYRKKVVAVKKRIVVVAACVWAFGFLIDAIWAAVQKVFPGNLCVPIYSSPASQAISGITIFFVTYLGPLSVMAFSYTSIVRKLRQQTAKVQAQSPARTLSSRVNATEPRTVQGSLLNNKRNARASNTRSRATRNVIQTMMIVSATYAITWAPIAFNYLIFNLGGPLDFTSVWYEVTKLFVHANMCANPFIYAMQYRQFQIGLKRLCCCCTKELANRDLTVSVLGPTSGT; this is encoded by the coding sequence ATGGAGTACGAGTTGGCAACTACCAGCTATAATAATATGACTCTGGATAACACCACCAGTGTGTGGACAACGGATGCACCAGAGCCCCCGTACAGACTGGTTCTATGGATAATCTTAGAGAGCATCATTGGTTCCCTTGGCGTCATTGGTAATGGGCTCGTACTAATTGTATTTTTTCGAAGTAAGTCTAGACATCTTGTGAATCTATTCATTATTAATCAATCTATGATTGATTTCACTAGCTCCGTAGTATATCTACTGATCCATCTTGGACCTAAAGTGCAACTTATACCAGGCAACCCAGTGCACTCAATCCTCTGCAAAGTTTGGGTGTCTGAATATGTCATGTGGTCTCTCTTCATATCATCAAGCACTAACCTGGTATGCATTACACTTGAACGCTATATTGCAACCATGAAGCCAGCCTGGTATAGGAAGAAAGTTGTAGCAGTCAAGAAAaggattgttgttgttgctgcatgTGTCTGGGCCTTTGGATTTCTTATTGATGCTATTTGGGCAGCAGTACAGAAGGTGTTCCCAGGTAACTTATGCGTACCCATCTACTCATCTCCTGCGTCACAAGCTATAAGTGGCATCACCATCTTCTTTGTTACGTACCTGGGACCTTTATCCGTAATGGCGTTTAGTTACACAAGTATCGTACGTAAACTACGACAACAGACAGCGAAAGTACAGGCCCAATCTCCGGCTAGGACTCTATCTAGTCGTGTCAATGCTACTGAACCAAGAACTGTACAAGGTTCTCTACTTAACAACAAACGAAATGCTCGAGCTAGTAACACACGATCTAGAGCAACAAGAAATGTGATTCAAACTATGATGATTGTCTCAGCAACATATGCCATTACTTGGGCTCCCATAGCCTTCAACTACTTAATCTTTAACTTAGGTGGACCTTTAGATTTTACAAGTGTCTGGTACGAAGTCACCAAACTTTTCGTTCACGCCAATATGTGTGCAAATCCCTTCATCTATGCTATGCAGTACAGACAGTTTCAAATTGGTTTGAAACGTTTGTGCTGTTGTTGCACCAAGGAGTTGGCCAATCGTGACCTGACGGTATCGGTCTTGGGGCCGACCTCCGGAACATAG